The Thermobispora bispora DSM 43833 genome window below encodes:
- a CDS encoding adenine phosphoribosyltransferase, whose amino-acid sequence MTDWSTYIRDIPDYPKPGIVFKDITPLLADRTAFARAIEELADGLDFDKVAGIEARGFILAAPVAYRYGAGFVPLRKKGKLPFTTIERSYDLEYGTAAMEVHADAFAPGERVLIVDDVLATGGTASAAVELVRQAGAEVVSVSFLLELSHLSGRDRLAGVDVRTLVTM is encoded by the coding sequence GTGACCGACTGGAGCACCTACATCAGGGACATTCCCGACTACCCCAAGCCGGGCATCGTCTTCAAGGACATCACCCCGCTGCTCGCGGACCGCACGGCCTTCGCCCGCGCCATCGAGGAGCTCGCCGACGGCCTGGACTTCGACAAGGTGGCCGGCATCGAGGCGAGGGGGTTCATCCTCGCCGCCCCGGTGGCGTACCGCTATGGGGCGGGTTTCGTGCCTCTTCGCAAAAAGGGCAAACTTCCCTTCACCACGATCGAAAGATCCTATGATTTGGAGTACGGAACCGCGGCCATGGAGGTGCACGCCGACGCGTTCGCCCCGGGCGAGCGGGTATTGATCGTCGACGACGTGCTCGCCACGGGCGGTACGGCCAGCGCGGCCGTGGAGCTGGTCCGGCAGGCGGGCGCCGAGGTCGTTTCGGTGTCGTTCCTTCTGGAGCTGTCCCACCTCTCCGGCCGTGACCGGCTGGCCGGCGTGGACGTCCGTACCTTGGTCACCATGTGA
- the secF gene encoding protein translocase subunit SecF, with protein MAGFLGRRLRGGTEVDFIGRRRLWYGLSAVLLAVSLAGLVGRGLNLGVEFEGGSVFTFPRTPGATVAQVREAVQAAGPGRVIVQTAGSGWRVTTESLDGLEIAAVRRAVAERFGVPEHRVSTQVIGATWGGEVSRRALLGLAVFLAAITLYLSVAFEWRMALAAVVALGHDLVITAGVYAWSGFEVTPATVLGFLTILGYSLYDAVVVFDMIKEVTAGPGRSARMTYARAANAALNRTLVRSLNTSFVAILPVAAVLFVGTTLLGAGTLRELALALFTGMIVGTYSSLCVATPILVTLKEREPRWRVPARGTAGRASAARARAARR; from the coding sequence ATGGCGGGATTCCTCGGCCGCCGCCTCCGGGGCGGCACGGAGGTGGACTTCATCGGCAGGCGGCGGCTCTGGTACGGGCTGTCCGCGGTGCTGCTGGCCGTCTCGCTCGCCGGCCTGGTGGGCAGGGGCCTCAACCTCGGGGTCGAGTTCGAGGGCGGTTCGGTCTTCACCTTCCCCCGTACCCCGGGCGCCACCGTGGCGCAGGTGCGCGAGGCCGTGCAGGCGGCCGGCCCCGGCCGGGTGATCGTGCAGACGGCGGGGTCCGGCTGGCGGGTCACCACCGAGAGCCTGGACGGCCTGGAGATCGCCGCGGTGCGGCGCGCGGTGGCCGAGCGGTTCGGGGTGCCGGAGCACCGGGTGAGCACGCAGGTGATCGGCGCCACCTGGGGCGGGGAGGTGTCGCGGCGCGCCCTGCTCGGCCTCGCCGTGTTCCTGGCGGCGATCACGCTCTACCTCTCCGTCGCCTTCGAGTGGCGGATGGCCCTCGCCGCCGTCGTCGCGCTCGGCCACGACCTGGTCATCACGGCCGGCGTGTACGCCTGGTCCGGGTTCGAGGTGACCCCGGCGACCGTGCTCGGCTTCCTCACGATCCTCGGCTACTCGCTGTACGACGCCGTGGTCGTCTTCGACATGATCAAGGAAGTGACCGCGGGGCCCGGCCGGTCCGCCCGGATGACCTACGCGCGGGCGGCGAACGCGGCGCTCAATCGCACGCTGGTCCGGTCGCTGAACACCTCGTTCGTGGCGATCCTGCCCGTGGCCGCGGTCCTGTTCGTCGGCACCACGCTGCTCGGCGCGGGCACGCTGAGGGAGCTGGCGCTCGCCCTGTTCACCGGCATGATCGTCGGCACCTACTCGTCCCTGTGCGTGGCCACGCCGATCCTGGTCACGCTCAAGGAGCGCGAGCCGCGGTGGCGCGTCCCGGCGCGAGGGACGGCCGGCCGGGCGTCCGCGGCCAGGGCCCGGGCCGCCCGGAGGTAG